A stretch of the Polaribacter pacificus genome encodes the following:
- the aroQ gene encoding type II 3-dehydroquinate dehydratase codes for MKLIIINGPNLNLLGKREPHIYGATTFEESYTALQNKYPTVDLHYFQSNIEGELIDKLHQVGFDFDGIILNAAAYTHTSVGIGDAVKGIETPVVEVHISNVHAREEFRHVSFIAPNAKGVIAGFGIKSYQLAIESFL; via the coding sequence GTGAAGTTAATTATTATAAACGGACCGAATTTAAATTTATTAGGCAAGAGAGAACCTCATATTTATGGGGCAACAACCTTTGAGGAGTCTTATACAGCTCTGCAAAATAAATACCCAACAGTAGATTTACATTATTTTCAATCCAACATAGAAGGCGAATTGATAGACAAACTACACCAAGTTGGTTTTGATTTTGATGGGATTATTTTAAATGCTGCTGCTTATACTCATACTTCGGTTGGTATTGGAGATGCGGTAAAAGGGATTGAAACTCCCGTTGTAGAAGTGCATATTTCTAATGTACATGCTAGAGAAGAATTTAGGCATGTAAGTTTTATAGCGCCCAATGCAAAAGGAGTCATAGCTGGTTTTGGAATTAAAAGTTATCAATTGGCTATTGAAAGTTTTTTATAA
- a CDS encoding GNAT family N-acetyltransferase, with protein MLEVSIIPFKKEFAKDFYNLNIEWLQTYFYVEPYDEKVLSNPQTYILDKGGFIFFATYENEIVGTVALINEKECFELSKMAVLPKYQGKKIGQQLIDYCIAFSKNQGWKNIMLYSNRRLEPAINLYKKVGFIEVELEKDVHYERADIKMKLTL; from the coding sequence ATGCTAGAAGTTTCTATTATTCCTTTTAAAAAAGAATTTGCAAAGGATTTTTATAATTTAAACATAGAATGGCTACAAACATACTTTTATGTAGAGCCTTATGATGAAAAGGTTTTAAGCAATCCACAAACGTATATACTTGACAAAGGTGGCTTTATTTTTTTTGCTACTTATGAGAATGAGATTGTGGGTACTGTTGCTTTAATTAACGAAAAGGAGTGTTTTGAGTTGAGTAAAATGGCTGTTTTACCCAAATATCAAGGAAAAAAAATTGGTCAACAACTCATTGACTATTGCATTGCTTTTTCTAAAAATCAAGGTTGGAAAAATATTATGCTGTATTCAAATAGAAGGCTAGAGCCAGCCATTAATTTGTATAAAAAAGTTGGATTTATAGAAGTTGAACTAGAAAAGGATGTGCATTACGAAAGAGCTGACATTAAAATGAAGCTTACCTTATAA
- the ftcD gene encoding glutamate formimidoyltransferase, with amino-acid sequence MNRQLIECVPNISEGRDMQKINAIANIVKTVEGVQLLDVDPGKATNRTVITFVGEPQQVIDAAFLLIKKAAELIDMSSHTGAHPRFGATDVCPLVPIANISMEETVRYAHQLGKRVGDELGISGYFYENAATSKERKNLATVRSGEYEGLKDKLSNTLWKPDFGPEKFNKSTISSGVTAISARDFLIAYNVNLNTTSSRRANAIAFDVREAGRVKRIGNPITGKKALDKNGEPIRIPGKLKAVKGIGWYIEEYGIAQISYNLTNISITSMHEAFDESDKAATKRGLRVTGSELVGLVPLKAMLDAADYFLKKQQRSIGISESEKIKIAVKSLGLDDLKPFNPQERIIEYVMNSKASKKLIDFSVKDFAEETASESMAPGGGSIAAYVGTLGVSLGTMVANLSAHKPGWDDQWEYFSDWAEKGQKYKNELLFLVDEDTNAFNKIIDGFRLPKTTEEEIIIRKKAIEDATKYATEIPFKVMETACNSMEVMLEMAKNGLQNSLSDAGVGALCARTAVIGAYFNVRINAKDIKDSVFAEKILFDAKNIYEKAIALEQEMMAIVDAKI; translated from the coding sequence ATGAATAGACAACTCATAGAATGTGTTCCGAATATTAGTGAAGGACGCGATATGCAAAAAATAAACGCCATTGCCAATATCGTAAAAACAGTCGAAGGTGTTCAACTCCTAGATGTTGATCCAGGTAAAGCTACCAACAGAACTGTGATTACATTTGTTGGTGAACCTCAGCAAGTTATCGACGCTGCTTTTTTATTAATCAAAAAAGCAGCTGAACTAATTGATATGAGTTCACATACTGGGGCTCATCCTCGTTTTGGTGCCACCGATGTATGCCCGCTTGTGCCAATTGCTAATATTAGCATGGAAGAAACAGTCCGCTATGCACATCAACTTGGGAAACGCGTGGGTGATGAATTGGGTATTTCTGGTTATTTTTATGAAAATGCAGCAACCTCAAAAGAAAGAAAAAATTTAGCTACTGTTCGTTCTGGTGAATATGAAGGCCTTAAAGACAAATTAAGCAATACGCTTTGGAAACCTGATTTTGGACCAGAAAAATTCAATAAGAGCACTATAAGCTCTGGTGTGACTGCAATTTCTGCAAGAGACTTTTTAATTGCCTATAACGTCAACTTAAACACTACTTCTAGCAGAAGAGCCAACGCTATTGCTTTTGATGTTAGAGAAGCCGGAAGAGTAAAAAGAATAGGAAACCCGATTACAGGAAAAAAAGCCTTAGACAAAAACGGAGAACCCATTCGGATTCCAGGAAAACTAAAAGCTGTAAAAGGGATTGGCTGGTACATAGAAGAATATGGAATTGCACAGATTTCTTATAATTTAACCAATATTAGCATAACCTCTATGCATGAAGCCTTTGATGAATCAGATAAGGCAGCTACAAAAAGAGGTTTACGGGTCACTGGCTCAGAACTGGTTGGACTAGTTCCATTAAAAGCTATGCTTGATGCTGCAGATTATTTTTTAAAAAAACAACAGCGCTCCATAGGTATTAGTGAGTCTGAAAAAATTAAAATAGCGGTCAAATCTTTGGGCTTGGATGATTTAAAACCATTTAATCCACAAGAAAGAATCATTGAATATGTAATGAATTCTAAAGCTTCAAAAAAACTCATCGACTTTAGTGTAAAAGATTTTGCAGAAGAAACTGCATCTGAATCTATGGCTCCAGGCGGAGGAAGTATCGCTGCATACGTTGGTACTTTAGGCGTTTCTTTAGGAACGATGGTCGCCAATTTATCAGCACACAAACCTGGCTGGGATGACCAATGGGAATATTTCTCTGATTGGGCAGAAAAAGGACAGAAATACAAAAATGAATTGCTGTTTTTAGTCGATGAAGACACCAATGCTTTTAATAAAATTATAGATGGATTTCGCTTGCCAAAAACAACCGAAGAAGAAATAATCATCAGAAAAAAAGCCATTGAAGATGCGACAAAATATGCTACAGAAATCCCTTTTAAAGTGATGGAAACAGCTTGTAATTCTATGGAAGTAATGCTAGAAATGGCAAAAAATGGATTGCAAAATTCACTTTCTGACGCTGGTGTGGGTGCCTTATGCGCAAGAACTGCTGTTATTGGTGCTTATTTTAATGTTCGCATCAATGCAAAAGACATAAAAGATAGCGTTTTTGCAGAAAAAATTCTTTTTGACGCAAAAAACATTTATGAAAAAGCCATTGCTTTGGAGCAAGAGATGATGGCAATTGTAGACGCAAAAATTTAA
- a CDS encoding ABC transporter permease yields MNEKWLFTITPKNNLLKIDFKELWRYKDLLFLFVKRDVITLYKQTILGPLWYIIQPLFTSVIFTLVFNNIGNISTNGIPAFLFNLGGITAWNYFKDCLVDTSDTFKKNEQIFGKVYFPRVIMPMSIIVSNLLKFGIQLFIFIFFYCYFVYTDAIDFSFSLNLLYLPLLFISMGVLGLGLGMIISSMVTKYRDLTFLVSFGVQLLMYLSAVVYPVELFKEKVPKYSWLVEYNPMTIVIENFRKIVFPTIEARVLPLDIFYMLLISFVVFIVGLFIFNKTEKTFIDTI; encoded by the coding sequence ATGAATGAAAAGTGGCTTTTTACGATAACCCCTAAAAACAATTTGTTAAAAATTGATTTTAAAGAACTGTGGCGATATAAAGATTTACTTTTTTTATTTGTTAAAAGAGATGTGATTACGCTCTATAAACAAACTATTTTAGGGCCTTTATGGTATATCATTCAGCCTTTGTTTACTTCGGTAATTTTTACACTGGTTTTTAATAATATAGGTAATATTTCAACAAATGGTATTCCCGCTTTTTTATTTAATTTAGGTGGAATTACAGCTTGGAATTATTTTAAAGATTGCCTAGTAGATACTTCGGATACCTTTAAAAAGAATGAACAGATTTTTGGGAAAGTCTATTTTCCGAGAGTAATAATGCCCATGTCTATTATCGTTTCAAATTTATTGAAATTTGGAATTCAATTATTTATTTTTATTTTCTTCTATTGTTATTTTGTTTATACAGATGCAATAGATTTTAGTTTCTCTCTAAACTTGTTGTATTTGCCTTTACTGTTTATATCTATGGGAGTTTTAGGCTTAGGTTTGGGGATGATCATTTCTTCAATGGTAACAAAATACAGAGATTTAACTTTTTTAGTTTCTTTTGGTGTACAATTATTGATGTATTTGTCGGCAGTGGTGTACCCTGTAGAGCTATTTAAAGAGAAAGTTCCTAAATATTCTTGGTTGGTAGAATATAACCCCATGACAATTGTTATTGAAAACTTTAGAAAAATAGTTTTTCCAACTATAGAGGCAAGAGTTTTGCCCTTAGATATTTTTTATATGCTATTAATATCATTTGTAGTTTTCATAGTAGGCTTGTTTATTTTTAACAAAACTGAAAAAACTTTTATAGATACAATTTAG
- a CDS encoding ABC transporter ATP-binding protein codes for MKNEVILKVENVSKQYRLGMIGTGTISHDLNRFFARIRGKEDPYLKIGETNSRSTKGTSEYVWALKDINFEVNRGEILGIIGKNGAGKSTLLKILSKVTAPTTGIIKSKGRIASLLEVGTGFHPEMTGKENVYLNGAILGMTKKEITAKFDEIVAFSGCERYIDTPVKRYSSGMKVRLAFAVAAFLEPDILVVDEVLAVGDAEFQKKAIGKMQDISNTDGRTVLFVSHDMSAISSLCPKCILLNDGQIHSIGKTSEIINLYFNGKNIISSGFDLIINSISDYEVVFQTLLKSDLQVQSGRFFIKLIDYNGTELMLFEKKMSQGDSVLKKFKLNISSLNDGIYSLQAKVWATSLTGKDLAIATPFYPIHIKNKDPQHKRVFAGELLEI; via the coding sequence ATGAAGAACGAAGTAATTTTAAAGGTAGAAAATGTATCAAAACAGTATCGATTGGGAATGATTGGTACTGGAACTATTAGTCATGATTTAAATCGATTTTTTGCAAGGATTAGAGGAAAAGAAGACCCGTATTTAAAAATAGGAGAAACCAATAGCCGATCTACTAAAGGTACGTCAGAGTATGTATGGGCTTTAAAAGATATTAATTTTGAAGTTAACCGTGGAGAAATCTTAGGGATTATTGGTAAAAATGGCGCAGGGAAATCCACCTTGTTAAAAATTTTATCAAAGGTAACAGCACCAACTACTGGAATTATAAAATCAAAGGGGCGTATTGCTTCTTTATTAGAGGTTGGTACTGGTTTTCATCCAGAGATGACAGGTAAAGAAAATGTGTATTTAAATGGTGCCATTCTTGGAATGACCAAAAAAGAGATTACTGCTAAATTTGATGAAATAGTAGCTTTTTCTGGATGTGAACGCTATATAGATACTCCTGTGAAACGTTATTCTAGTGGAATGAAAGTACGTTTGGCTTTTGCGGTTGCTGCTTTTTTAGAGCCGGATATCTTAGTGGTAGACGAGGTGTTGGCTGTAGGGGATGCAGAATTTCAAAAAAAAGCCATCGGAAAAATGCAAGATATTTCTAATACGGATGGGAGAACCGTTTTGTTTGTGAGTCATGATATGAGTGCTATTAGTTCTTTATGTCCTAAATGCATACTTTTAAATGATGGACAGATTCACAGTATTGGAAAGACAAGTGAAATAATTAATCTTTATTTTAATGGAAAAAACATTATAAGCTCAGGTTTTGATCTAATCATCAATAGTATTTCGGATTATGAAGTTGTTTTTCAGACATTGTTAAAATCGGATTTACAAGTTCAGAGTGGAAGGTTTTTTATAAAGTTGATTGATTACAATGGTACTGAATTAATGTTGTTTGAGAAAAAAATGTCACAGGGTGATTCTGTTTTAAAAAAATTTAAACTAAATATAAGCTCTTTAAATGATGGAATTTATTCTTTACAAGCTAAGGTTTGGGCTACCTCATTGACAGGTAAAGATTTGGCCATTGCAACCCCATTTTACCCAATTCATATAAAAAATAAAGATCCGCAGCACA